The DNA region TGAGAACCATAAAGACAGTGGCCATATACTCCCTCGACGGCGGCGTGGGGAAGACCACCCTAGCCACCGTGATGTCAATAGCCAAGGGCTTCACCCTCGTCATAGACGCAGACTGGGAGAAGGCCGAGCTGTCGCAGTTATTCCGCGTGCCGAGGAGACCCGGCTGGGTGGCGCCGTTTTTAGGAAAACAGTTGTACGTACACCAAGTCAACCCCACCCTCTACGTGTTGCCGGGATACGACGCGGTGGAACTTTACCAAAAAGACCAGTCGGTGGTGAGGGAGCTGGAGCTCGCCCTTCTAGAGTGGGTCGAGTACCTCCCCCAGTTCGTGGACAAGATGAAACTACCCGTCGACACCGTCGTCATCGACACCACCCCGGCGCTGAGGACGGAGCTTCTGCAAGCCATGCAGAAGCTTGGCTTGTACACGGTGTTTGTGGGAGACGGCCGTATGCTCAGCAAAGTGTCTGATGTCAAGGCCGAGCAGTACAACAGGTACACTGGCTACGCGTCTGCCATCGTGATAAACCAGGTAGACAGGGCGGAGGTGTTACAGGCTAGGAGAATTACGCCGTATGTCCTGAGGCACGTCGGCCACATACGGCAGTACCACGCAGACGCCGTCGCGGCGGCGATACTCAGAGACCGGGAAAATAGACGTTCGGTAGAGGAGCTGTTGACTAAAATCAAAAGCTAAGACAAGGTTTTTCCCCCACCTCCGCCAGCTCTTTCATGTTGAACCTCGGAGCCCTAAGGGGACAGCCCCAGGACTCGCAGGAGAAGGCGCAAACCTCCACGCAGGCGCATTCCGAGAACTGGGTGGAGCTTCTGGTTAGGGCTATTGCGTCGATGCCTGAGGACCTCGCCACGAGAATTGTCAGCTGTATACCACAGGACTATGCAGTGAAGATATTATCGTCGGTAAGCGATCCATACGTCAAGTTCGCCCTGATTCTACTCACAAAGAAGTGACATGTGCCGCATATTGAACACGGCGATAAGGAGAGGCCTCACCGCCGCCACCGCGCAGTGGATCTGCCAGCTAGCTCAGCAACTAGGCGTCTCTGAGAGGGAGATGCTCAAAGCTGTGCTGAACGCCGCCAGCCACGGCGTGTGGCTTGGGGAGGAGGAGTGGCGCCTCTTGGCTAATACAAACAAGAGGCGCCTCGCCAAGCTGGCGGGGGAGGTGGCTAGGCTTGTGAAGCAGGGCTACACGGCGGCGGAGGCTCTCGACGTGGTGGCGCTTAGGAGAGGCGCGGCGTCTATACACGCGGCTTTGCCCGCTACTTGGTCTATCCCCTCGGCGTTTGTAGACGCGGCGAGGAGGCTGGCCGGCCTTCTGGCTAGGAGGCCGCGCGGGGCTTAACCGTGTGCGCCGCTGGGTGGGCTGAGGTCTACACGCCGGTGGGGGAGCTCATCCGCTACAAGCTGATTAGGAGGCTGATGAGGGGGCCGGCCGCGGCTGGCGAGCTGGAGGCCCTGGCTAGAGAGGCTGTTAGATGCGCCGGCCTCCGCTACGACTGGCGGGTTTGGCCACAGCTCGTTAGACGCGAAGCCGCGGCGCTGGAAGGCGTCTACGTCCTTACAGACTACGGCAGAATGGTAGGCGAGGCGCTGGAAGAAGTGGAGAGGTACCTGACAAGGTTTTTCCCCCCAACCTGTCTAGAGGCCACATGAAATCCACGGCTATAATAGGCCCGCTTGGGGCCGGCAAGACCTTTATCGCAACCTCCCTCGCCCTCTACCTGCACTGGGCGGCGCCGGGGAAGACCGTCTTCATAGACGCGACGCCCGACAAGACGGGTGCCCGTCTTGTAAAGGGGCTAGTCCCACTCGCCGCGGAGCCGGCCGAGGCTCTTCAGATGAAGGCCAAATACGTGGTGATAGACACCTCGGCGATTTACGAAATACCGCCTGCAGACAAGTACGTAGCCGTCCTCGAGCCCACAGACCTGCGGCGAATAGACGTGGAGTCGCTGGAGAGGCGGGGCTACTACATTGTTGTGAACAAGGCCGGCACTCTCTCCGCCTGGGTGAGAGGCTGGATACCGCATATACGCGAGATAAGCTGGTACATGCGCGAAGGCCTCCACCCCCTCCTAGCCGCAGAGCTGACGCGGTTCAGGAGGAGGATAGGCCGAGTGTTGAGACAGATAGCCCAGTGGCTATGATAGGGAGGTCAAGGGAGAGGAAGAAGGCGGAGAAGGCCGAGAGGCCTAGGTCGCCGAGGGAGGAGCTTATGGAGATTTTAAAGAGGCAGAGGGAGGAGGCTTTGAAATTTAGGCCGGAGGAGCGTGTCCGCATTCCGGAGCCTCCGCCGGAGAGGTGGAGGCCTAGGACTGTTCCGCTGGAGAGGGCTATGAGGGAGCTGGGGGTGGAGCCCCTCTACCCGGAGCTGTACGACATGGCTGTTAAGACCTGCAGAGACTGGCAGAGGTGCTACCAGCTGTTTATCGACGTCTGGGAGACGCCGCACAAGTGGCTGTTGTTTGAAGCCGCCATGGCCGGGCTGGATACGGAACACGTGGCTAGGCTGATACTAGAGGGCAGAATCGACGAGGCTAAGAAGCTGGTGGAGCCATGAACTACTACGACAAGACACTTGCGCTGTTCGGCCTGTCTCTACTAGCCATCGCAATTATGGCTAAGGCCTACCCCCCGCTTGCTCTGCTGGCGGTTTTTCCAATACTGGCCTGGGGTGAGGAGGTGCTGGTGTGGATATACACGCGGGTTGCCCCTCTGGAGCCTGTGAGAGTGCTCTACGAGGAGCCGGGCGTCAAGGCGGCTTTCGACCCCCGCCGCAAGTTGTACCACGTATTCTGGGCGGCTGAGCCGGTGCTGTCGGTGTACGGCATAGAGGCGGCGCCGAGGTTGCACGAGATGTATTCAAAGCTTTCGCTTAAGAGCTGGGAGTGGGTAACCTACGTCGTCGTTGGGGAGATGAAGTACATACGGTACACCGCCAGGCGCCTCGCCCCAGACCGCTTGAGGCAGGTGGAGCAGGTGCTGGGGGAGTACTTCGTGTTGAGGAGGGTGAGGCCCTGGGTGTCTAGCTCCCAGAAGCCCCCAGCCTCCTGGCCCTACGCCACGTCGCTGGCGTTCTTCCTACTGGCCCTCGTGTCCAGCGGCTGGTTTCTGCTGGCGATACCGCTGTGGCTGTTTGTATACAGACGGGTGAGGAGGTGGCACCGGGAGCCCCTCCTCATAGCCACACTCTCCCACATGTCCAGAGCCTCGGCCCTCCCCGCTTCTAGGGACATGTTGGAGACAATGGCGTCGGCGGAGGCCACCGCATTCGCAGACATGTCTAAGTGGGCCGTGGCCTTCACAGACTGGAGCCCGGGGGAGGTCCAGAAGAAGTTCGTCAAGGCCTACGAGGGGAGGGACACGGGCAAGCGCCTTATTAGGATCAGAGAGCTGTCGGAGTTCATAGACAGGATGGCTAGGTACAACGAGAGGCCCGTCAAGATCTACCCCTTCGGCTCGAAAGACCTCCACTCCATCTACATGGTGTCCGACTGGATAGCCGCGTACGACTTCTGGGCGCTGAGAAACGGCGTCAAGGCGCTTTCGCACGACTTGGCTAGGTTTCCCGTTTTCTACGGCGGCACCACCATGGCTGTGGGTAGGAGGCTTGAGCTTGGCCTCGACAGATTCGGCCGGCCCGTCGGCATAGACATAGACGCACTGCCCACGGCGCATGCAGTGATTATAGGCGCCTCGGGGACGGGGAAGAGCTGGACAGTCGGCACCTGGGCCCTGAAGCTGGCCGAGCTGGGCGTAGACCTCGTCGTCATAGACCCCCACGGAGACTACAGACAGCTGGCTAAGCTGCTGGGGGCCAGGGTAGTGGACGTGCCGAGGGAGCTACCCAAGGGCGTCCTCTCCCTATCCCGCAACAAGTACTTCAGACGCCTCCTGGAGGAGTTCAGCGTGGAGGTGGTGAGGGGCGAGGGGGGCGAGGTGGACGTGGCCGCCACGTTGGCTAGGCTGTACCCGTCTGAGTTTGTGGAGGTGGGGGGCGGCCACGTGATCTACGCCATGGACGCCGTGGCCGAGGACGAGGAGATGCTGGCCTTCTACCTCTCCCTCCTCTTGATATACCACTACTCCCTCCTCGCGGGTCAGAGACACGAAAAGCTGAGGACAGTCGTTATAGTAGACGAGGCGCGGCTGGTGGGCTCCACAGTGGCCATAAACGCGCTGGGGGAGATTGAGAGTACTGCACTCAGAAAAGTTAAGACCTACGCCTTGGGTGGGAGGAAGTGGGGCTTCTCCATTTGGCTCATAGTGCAGGCGCACGACGACGTGCCGAGGAAGGTGTTGAAGAACGCCGCTTTTGTGGTGGTGTTTTCAGGCAACTACATTTACTTAGCCGATACGGTGACCGAGTTGAGGCTTACCAGGACGGATGAGAACTACCTACAGACGTCAGTGACGCCGAGGGAGTCCACGGCGCTGGAGAAGAGGCCATACTCGATGGGGGTGCTTATCGTGGGCACACGCGGCATGAAATACTACATGAAGATACCCCTAGACCCGCGGCTGAAGGCATGAAGACGTTGAACAAAGCGGCGCCACCGCTGGCGCTATGACCGATCCGAGGGAGGTCTGCGTGAGGAGGCCAGACCTCTGCGGAGAGACCCAGACCCTGGCCAGAGAAGAGACGGCGCGCGGGACGGGGACTGTCGACATGGCCGAGTATCTGCGGAGGATACTCGGCGGAGACGGCACTCGCCCTCAGACACCGACAAGCCCGGCCCCAGCGCCTAGGGAGCCTCCCGCCGGCTTCGAGGCGGACGCGCCTGAGCCCGGCTTTATGCAGAACACGCCGCCCCCGCCTCCGCCCCCCGTGGAGCCCGGCTGGGTTCTGCCTATCCGGCAGAGGGTGTTTTTCCTCTCGGTCTACTGGATGCCGGTGAACGAGCCGTACGCCCGCCTAGGCGATGTCGTCGTTATTAAATCGCCGCAGGAGGTCTACCTGCTGAGGAGGGTCAAGAAGGCTGACCGGTGGACTGAGCCGGACTACCGCTTCTACATCGCTGGTAATGTGGAGAAACAGCTGTGTGCCTACGGCTTTATACTTAGGGGCTCTATCGAGCACATCGCCCAGCTGTTTAGGTCGGGGGGATACGCCCTTGTGCTGGGTTGCGACCGCCGCGCCGTGGTTAAGCCTCCAAAGCGTGAGGAGATGTACTCGATATGGCGCTACGAGGGGTATATTATCAATGCCTCCCCCGCCAGACTCGCCGTCATACGGCTAGACGACGGGAAGAAGGCGAGGTTTGCAGTGGAGTACTTCGGCAAGGGCTGTCCCGTCTACTCCCACTATGCAAACCAGTTGCTACAATTAGTGGGAATACCCATCCAACTCACCTGCTGATGCTGGAGATTGTAATAGGCGGCCTTGCAGAGCCGCCTGAGGCGAAAACAAGGTACACCTTCTGCCAAGCCGAGAAGACAACCGGCCTCGGCTTCGAGCTTACTGCGGAGGGCTCCCTGGTCTTTACAACAGTCTTCCTTAGGAATAACAACCCTCCCCTCTACCCGAGATACACGGCGGAGCTGGCCCAGTGTAGCGCGCCTCTGTGTTCGCTATTCCGCTACGTGGACTACTCCCAGCTGGAGGCTGGGGAGGGCGTCTTCCAGTACAGAGCGCCTCCCGTCGACCCCGTCCTATTGGCGATGGGCCTCGCCCTAGCCCACCACCTAGATTCAAAATACGGCGGGGGATGGGCTGTTGAGGTGTATACAGACGCCTGGCCTATGTACACAGACCTTCTCGCCATGGCTAAGCCCCTGTCTGGTACTCTGCGCGTCTACACCTCTGTCTACGACCCCAGGGCGGCTGTCGCCGATAGGGTTGTTCTCGCTGTCCAGGGCTTGACGTACGAGGGGCTGGCGATGAAGAAGGCCTGGGCTGGCGGTAGGCTGTGTAGGGCGTACACGCCTCCGCCCGCCGCC from Pyrobaculum sp. 3827-6 includes:
- a CDS encoding ATP-binding protein — protein: MNYYDKTLALFGLSLLAIAIMAKAYPPLALLAVFPILAWGEEVLVWIYTRVAPLEPVRVLYEEPGVKAAFDPRRKLYHVFWAAEPVLSVYGIEAAPRLHEMYSKLSLKSWEWVTYVVVGEMKYIRYTARRLAPDRLRQVEQVLGEYFVLRRVRPWVSSSQKPPASWPYATSLAFFLLALVSSGWFLLAIPLWLFVYRRVRRWHREPLLIATLSHMSRASALPASRDMLETMASAEATAFADMSKWAVAFTDWSPGEVQKKFVKAYEGRDTGKRLIRIRELSEFIDRMARYNERPVKIYPFGSKDLHSIYMVSDWIAAYDFWALRNGVKALSHDLARFPVFYGGTTMAVGRRLELGLDRFGRPVGIDIDALPTAHAVIIGASGTGKSWTVGTWALKLAELGVDLVVIDPHGDYRQLAKLLGARVVDVPRELPKGVLSLSRNKYFRRLLEEFSVEVVRGEGGEVDVAATLARLYPSEFVEVGGGHVIYAMDAVAEDEEMLAFYLSLLLIYHYSLLAGQRHEKLRTVVIVDEARLVGSTVAINALGEIESTALRKVKTYALGGRKWGFSIWLIVQAHDDVPRKVLKNAAFVVVFSGNYIYLADTVTELRLTRTDENYLQTSVTPRESTALEKRPYSMGVLIVGTRGMKYYMKIPLDPRLKA
- a CDS encoding ParA family protein, which gives rise to MRTIKTVAIYSLDGGVGKTTLATVMSIAKGFTLVIDADWEKAELSQLFRVPRRPGWVAPFLGKQLYVHQVNPTLYVLPGYDAVELYQKDQSVVRELELALLEWVEYLPQFVDKMKLPVDTVVIDTTPALRTELLQAMQKLGLYTVFVGDGRMLSKVSDVKAEQYNRYTGYASAIVINQVDRAEVLQARRITPYVLRHVGHIRQYHADAVAAAILRDRENRRSVEELLTKIKS